A region of Acidisarcina sp. DNA encodes the following proteins:
- a CDS encoding VirB8/TrbF family protein, whose amino-acid sequence MSTSQAAHERATLTPEHALLTDQIGNEVYSSHYAERKAYRLILTCGTVLLCGSMWFNFSLAHRPLVNRYIRIDEMGRAQAIQYSDLNYSPREGEVRTYVTDWANYRYTINRDTIAKKYPLNYYFLSGSLASQLMADDNQNHLVSQVAGGQIEQSDVEVKNVTITSMSQETIQGAILARGTALLALDKLYSPSHSREPRTEHWMLSLTYYLNPKQVSDQAKIYPQYEFINPLGLTITEFHENRVSVDPLAPGALSSATARITSPTAGAPR is encoded by the coding sequence ATGTCCACGAGCCAAGCAGCCCATGAACGCGCCACGTTGACACCAGAGCACGCACTGCTCACGGATCAGATCGGCAACGAGGTTTATTCCTCACATTATGCCGAGCGCAAAGCCTACCGCCTCATCCTTACTTGTGGAACGGTTCTGCTTTGCGGTTCAATGTGGTTCAACTTCTCTCTCGCCCACCGTCCTCTCGTGAATCGTTACATCCGCATCGACGAGATGGGCCGCGCCCAGGCGATTCAGTACAGCGATTTGAACTACAGTCCTCGTGAGGGAGAGGTTCGCACGTACGTCACCGATTGGGCGAATTATCGCTATACGATCAACCGCGACACTATCGCGAAGAAATACCCGCTCAACTATTACTTTCTGTCCGGCAGTCTTGCCTCGCAGTTGATGGCCGACGACAACCAGAATCACCTTGTCTCGCAAGTAGCAGGCGGTCAGATTGAGCAAAGTGATGTTGAGGTGAAGAACGTAACCATCACCTCCATGTCGCAGGAGACGATACAGGGCGCAATCCTGGCGCGCGGCACGGCTCTGTTGGCACTGGATAAGCTCTACTCCCCGAGCCATTCGAGGGAGCCCAGGACCGAGCATTGGATGCTCAGCCTAACCTACTACCTGAACCCAAAACAGGTCAGCGATCAGGCCAAGATCTACCCGCAATACGAGTTCATCAACCCGCTCGGTTTGACGATCACTGAGTTCCATGAGAACCGAGTCTCAGTCGATCCGCTTGCGCCGGGTGCCTTGTCCTCGGCCACAGCAAGGATTACCTCGCCAACGGCAGGAGCACCGCGATGA
- a CDS encoding type IV secretion system protein yields the protein MAEIHSLIVIEGRGDMVSVALLAQALPSASSGVDWLYQFTNNLTNLTTQNGGALTQLGLTELACISLFTLISMVVNWNTQTMTLRFHAQPIHAGDLVNFLVRLTVCCLLENYWVNPFPGASFGINHFFSYIAQAMVAAFDQNSLDNLLQLLKTAGDNTAMPSLMAPVQILCYFVVQGLLGIASAILFVINCSAFILYGVTALFGPIFVPLLMTKTFRAKFFHFLDVLISFAMIRAVAAAFIFVWGGFMNAFIQQTFNGNYSIEMWLANLIPCIMVFIAFIINMLYIPSMTQAIFGGAAGLSENITKLAGSVASTAVMSGGG from the coding sequence TTGGCAGAAATACATTCCCTGATTGTCATCGAGGGGAGGGGCGATATGGTTTCCGTGGCTCTATTGGCGCAGGCGCTTCCAAGCGCGAGTTCCGGCGTAGATTGGCTCTATCAATTCACCAACAATCTGACCAATCTGACGACGCAGAACGGTGGTGCGCTTACGCAGCTTGGACTCACGGAGCTGGCTTGCATTTCGCTCTTCACCCTCATCAGCATGGTCGTGAATTGGAATACCCAGACCATGACATTGCGTTTTCACGCGCAGCCTATCCATGCGGGTGACCTGGTGAACTTCTTGGTTCGCCTCACCGTTTGCTGCCTGCTCGAAAATTACTGGGTGAATCCGTTCCCGGGCGCGAGTTTCGGTATCAATCACTTCTTTTCGTACATCGCGCAGGCGATGGTTGCGGCGTTCGATCAGAACTCGCTCGACAACCTGCTCCAGCTACTCAAGACCGCTGGCGACAATACCGCGATGCCATCGCTGATGGCCCCGGTTCAAATCCTCTGTTATTTCGTCGTGCAGGGACTACTCGGCATCGCATCCGCCATCCTATTTGTGATCAATTGCAGCGCGTTCATCCTTTATGGAGTCACGGCGCTATTCGGTCCGATCTTTGTTCCATTGTTGATGACGAAGACCTTCCGCGCGAAGTTCTTCCACTTCCTCGATGTCCTGATTAGCTTTGCCATGATTCGCGCTGTGGCAGCCGCCTTTATCTTCGTGTGGGGCGGGTTCATGAATGCTTTCATCCAACAGACATTCAACGGAAATTACTCGATTGAGATGTGGCTCGCCAATCTCATTCCGTGCATCATGGTATTCATCGCCTTCATCATCAACATGCTCTACATCCCGAGCATGACGCAGGCGATCTTCGGCGGGGCCGCCGGCCTTTCCGAGAACATTACCAAGCTGGCCGGAAGCGTAGCGTCTACGGCAGTCATGAGCGGAGGCGGATAA
- a CDS encoding TrbI/VirB10 family protein has translation MSELNQNIPATVPQQPESKPPLRRSMPVIIALVVIIGLIGIANLSSLLSGNKKSAPTSALPMRPTAPNAQQVSSFESQQQLQAQRDAEARQHQQELNAALRQLQETEGVPGPEAGGAPPMTAAQRSAIYGDSPNAPQHTSNMSQAQAEAKQKQLAKEKQQQDAINSDTLAIDFERTGPATATVDTDQGTAPLGAGSPGNEKPVSDGSKADNKGKAMAGYDFDTYEGRLYRIFEGTVLEGVVTNHIDGGFSGPIMVSLTTDLYSHDHQQLLLPQGTRLLGDVQSVGNAQQRKMFVTFHRAICPDGFSLEFAKYIGLDQIGTTGLATKVDHGYLQAFAAAAAIGGLGGLAQIGNGGSVLDPSVQIRNGISEQSAVEGEQVLNQFLNRLPIITLKEGSRARVYIGTDLLIPSYAEHRVDPTL, from the coding sequence ATGTCGGAGCTGAATCAGAACATCCCTGCAACTGTCCCCCAACAGCCGGAGTCGAAGCCTCCGCTGCGACGGAGTATGCCGGTCATAATCGCCCTGGTCGTCATCATCGGGCTGATCGGCATCGCGAATCTTTCAAGTCTGTTGAGCGGCAACAAGAAGAGTGCTCCCACGAGCGCGTTGCCCATGCGCCCGACAGCTCCGAACGCGCAGCAGGTCAGCAGCTTTGAATCACAACAGCAGTTGCAGGCGCAGCGCGATGCCGAGGCGCGGCAGCATCAGCAAGAACTCAATGCAGCCCTGCGGCAACTTCAGGAAACCGAAGGCGTTCCCGGCCCAGAGGCCGGCGGTGCGCCGCCGATGACCGCCGCACAGCGCTCAGCCATTTATGGTGACAGTCCGAATGCTCCTCAGCACACGTCGAACATGTCTCAGGCGCAGGCCGAAGCCAAGCAGAAGCAGCTTGCCAAGGAAAAGCAGCAACAGGATGCAATCAATAGTGACACGCTGGCGATTGATTTCGAGCGCACTGGCCCAGCGACAGCGACGGTAGATACCGATCAAGGAACGGCTCCGCTCGGCGCTGGCAGCCCAGGGAATGAGAAGCCTGTCAGTGATGGAAGCAAGGCTGACAACAAGGGCAAGGCGATGGCCGGGTACGACTTCGACACCTATGAAGGTCGCCTTTATCGCATCTTCGAGGGGACAGTGCTTGAGGGAGTGGTGACCAACCACATCGACGGAGGCTTCAGCGGCCCCATCATGGTCTCGCTCACGACGGATCTCTACTCCCACGACCATCAGCAGCTTCTTTTGCCGCAAGGCACGCGGCTGCTTGGCGACGTGCAAAGCGTCGGGAATGCACAACAGCGCAAGATGTTCGTGACCTTCCACCGGGCAATCTGTCCCGATGGCTTTTCGCTGGAGTTTGCCAAATACATCGGCCTCGATCAGATCGGCACGACGGGACTCGCCACAAAAGTGGACCACGGCTATTTGCAGGCGTTCGCCGCTGCCGCCGCTATCGGTGGCTTGGGCGGGTTGGCGCAGATCGGTAACGGCGGCAGCGTTCTTGATCCTTCAGTGCAGATTCGGAATGGAATCTCAGAACAATCGGCCGTCGAAGGCGAGCAAGTGTTGAATCAGTTCCTCAACCGCCTGCCGATCATCACGCTCAAAGAAGGCTCACGTGCTCGCGTCTACATCGGCACGGACCTGCTAATTCCATCTTACGCAGAGCACCGCGTCGATCCGACCCTTTAG